The Scyliorhinus canicula chromosome 13, sScyCan1.1, whole genome shotgun sequence genome contains a region encoding:
- the LOC119975470 gene encoding eukaryotic translation initiation factor 5A-1-like, with product MDDDLDFQTGDAGASATFPTQCSSLRKNGFVVLKGRPCKIVEMSTSKTGKHGHAKVHMIGIDIFTSKKYEDICPSTHNVDVPNVKRNDYQLIGITDGYLSLMTDGGEVREDLKLAETDLGKEILQKYDAGEDLVVTVLHAMNEEAAISIKPLAKQ from the exons ATGGATGACGACCTAGATTTCCAGACCGGAGATGCTGGGGCATCTGCCACCTTTCCGACACAATGTTCCTCTTTGCGCAAAAATGGATTTGTGGTTCTGAAAGGGCGCCCCTGCAAGATTGTTGAAATGTCGACATCTAAGACTGGCAAGCATGGGCATGCCAAG GTTCACATGATTGGTATTGATATATTCACTTCAAAGAAATATGAAGATATCTGCCCTTCTACCCACAATGTTGATGTCCCCAATGTCAAGAGAAACGATTATCAG TTGATTGGAATTACGGATGGCTACCTCTCTCTGATGACAGATGGTGGTGAAGTACGTGAGGACCTGAAGCTCGCAGAAACTGATCTGGGAAAGGAAATACTACAGAAATATGATGCTGGCGAAGATCTAGTA GTCACAGTTCTGCACGCAATGAACGAAGAAGCAGCCATTAGCATCAAGCCATTGGCCAAACAATAA